GTCAGACCTGCACAGGGTCAGCTCGTCCAGGATCCTGCGCAGGCCGTTGATGTCCGACTCCACCAGCTGCCGCAGGCCCAGCTCCGTCTGATACCTTCACACACACAGCAAAGGTCAAGGGAGGTCAAAGAGGAAGATTTCTTCCTGGGCTTTACTTAGCTGACCTAGTcaaattcattatattttgaaatattttctttttttttttaaagttttttgaaaggaaaaaagtaccACTGTGCTGAGTAAAAAGACCTATTTCCTCCCTGAGACAGACCCACAGAGAAGGTATTGGTGGGGGGCCAATGCACAGTTCTACTCTCATATTAACTGTTGGTTCTAAGAAGCTCATTCACGGGTTGCTGTCAGCTAAGCGCCACTATCTTGCCTGCTTAAGTGAGCCGGTAAACTTCTTAAGCCAGCTATAGATTGTCTTGCCTTCCTTTCCAACCACGCTGAGAAGCAATCAGTTGCTGTTAAGGAAGCGCTAAATCAGAAGTCAGTTAGATTCAGCCTTGCCTGTGGATAAGCCCCTTCGTCTCCCTAAGCGttgatttcctcctctgtaaaatgagaaccaAACTAACACTTCATCCAGTTGGCCTGAAGATGAGGAAAGGCTGTAGGTATAATTACACCGTAAACCGTAAAATCCTACGAAAATGCAAAGGACTCTTATGATTGTAATGGTCACACCTAGAAAAATTGACTGATTCTCTGAAATGGATTTTGCCTTGTATTTTTGTGgtttaataacttttttctcaTGGGCTGATATTGACTAACCTACACCAAGAAACCAACGTGAAATTCACTTTTAAACTTGGTCCAGACATTaagttgaaaaagagaaagaatgggtgGTTTCTTGCACTCCTTCCTAAACTTAAAATATAGATTCTTGGCATTCAGTGAGGCAACTTTAACTGACATTTAACCTAATCAAGTCAGTGCAGGAATCGTCCCGTTATCAACCCAGACAGCTTCTGCCTGCACGCTCCCGGGACAGAGACCACCACCCTGCGCTTCAGCCTGTCCATTACCAGGCTGCTCTGATCATTAGAAAAATCTTACTTGGTTCTGAAGTCATCTGCGGCCAGCTTGGCGTTGTCAACCTGCACCACCAGCCTGGCGTTCTCAGACTTGCTGACCAGGATCTGGAGACAGCATTAATTGTGAGATGAGTTGGACGAAGAAGGAATGCGCTGTGCCTTAAAGTGAAAAGCTCTTTTCTTTCAGCCCCATTCCTTCCAAATAGCTTTGAATCTTCTCAGATTTTCAGTTCTTGGGTAAAGGGAAGACTACTTAACAGAACTGATCATTTCAAAGCTAAAACAGTCAAGGAGAAATGCGCCCTTTGTCACAGACTCTTCCTGGTCTGCCTCTGGCTTCCTGCAGGAATTAAGCATACCGGGTACCAAGCCTCACATAGGGTGACCAGGACCCATTTGCTTGGAACTGGAGGGTTCCTGGGATGCTAAACCCAGAAAAaccccaggcaaaccaggacaagTTGGTTATCCTACCCTCATACCCTCCTTTTCCAGCCCTGCTGAcctctctccactctcccctcATACTGCCTTGGACAAGGCTTTTGCACGAAGCTTCCGCCTCTACCTGGAGTGCCCTGGGATGTCCTTACCACCTTCAAGACCCCTCACATAACCCCCATCCCcgtcctccccagctcctgcaggGGGTCGCTTCCTCCACGCCCTCCCACAGGACTTTGCTCTCAACCAGTTACACTTCCCGTCACCTTCCCTCTGGGCATTGGTTTCCACTCTCCACTTTTCTCCCCTAGCCCGTGAGCTCTGAAGGCAAGAGACTGTCTTATCCAGTACTTTATCCCTCGCTCCAGCACTGTGCCTAGTCATCACTAAACgtgagtaaatgaatgcatgaTCTTCAACTCGCATAGCCCCTTACCAGCCTTCACTTTACCAGAACTACTGAAGAGGGGACAGTCCATGCCCTCTGAGAATCAAGGGCTTGTGCAGTTGGACATcaactcctgctcatccttcaatcCCTGCTCAGATATTGCCTCTCCTGGGAATCCGTCCCCAACCTCCACCGAGTCCCACCTCTGTGCTGACTCTTTCCTTATCCTCACTTCCACTCCTGCACTTCGGGTCCTGAGTTCTCACTTGTATATGTGTCGGCTCTGGTGGATGGCATGCTGTCTATATATCAGAGAGGCTTCTGGAGTCAATGGCTCTTTGCTTTGCTACAGACACAGTCTCTTTCTGCAGCTTTGAAAGGCCTTACATATTTGAGGATTCTCTCAGGAAATTCCTGGCTCCAAGAAATAATTCAGtgcatacttttttaaaaagctataggCTCTGAAAATAAGAGCAGAATATCCCACTAGAACTAGGGTCGGATAATCTGGTTTTAGGGAAGAAGCAATGTAAGATTGCTGTAACTGATTTGGTCTAACGCCttaccctctccccagcctgcaTCCTTCCCTTGTGGGGCCTCCCGAAGAGATTTTCTAAGACAATTTGATGTGTTGTATCTAAACCAACGAAGTCTATGTCTTTATGCTTCTCAACGTTAGCTTCGAACAGTCTTAGATCCGTTCAGAAGTGAGTATGCTGAATTTGGATAGATAGTTTACTAAATTGGCAGTGTGGTGCCACCCCCTCACCTTCTGCTGGAGCTCCTCGATGGTGCGGAAGTAGGACTGGTAGTTGGAGCACAGTTCGGGCTCCTGCTGCTGGCACCGCTCCCGGATGCGGCTCTCCAGCTCCGCGTTCTCCCGCTCCAGCTGGCGCACCTTCTCCAGGTAGCTGGCCAGGCGGTCGTTCAGGAACTGCATGGTCTCCTTCTCGTTGCCATTGAAGGAGCCCTCGCAGAACAAGCCACAGCTGCCCACGTTGGCGGGGATGTTGCAGGCCCCGGGCAGGGTGCAGCCGTGACAGCTGGGGGGCACGCAGGGccgggaggagcaggtggagcgGCAGCTCAGGCTGGGCAGGAAGCAGCTGTAAGACATGGTGCTGGAGACAGTGGAGCTCTGAAAGTCAGTTCCAAAGCCTGATTCTTCTTCTCTGGTGTAGCCCTGGTCCTCTCCAGGGCTTTATATTCTGTCATTGTTGGGTGTGCCAAACATGTCCAGCATTACCTCTTTTTACCTTCCTGACCAATTTTTCCATTTGTCGTTTAGCCACCTCACACGAGTCCTTTACCTCATAAAATATGTTACTTTGGCTTCTTGCTAAGTCAGGACTCCTCGCCAATCATGCTGGTTGGTTAAGTAAGAGCTTCATGGTTTGTCTTCAAAGTGATCAGCCCATTCCCTTGCTGCTTATTCACAGGGTGTTGAGTTAGAGTGACAGCTGTACCCTGTCCCCCAGAGTTGGGGGCTCTTCTGTGCCTCTTCCCCTTAAACGAGGAAAGGTCCGTGCCTCATCCATCATCCAACTCCTCACCCAACTCAGTAAGGACTTTGAGAAAAGCCGTCTAAGCAAGGCCACCTGGAAACCAGACTGTTGGGTGGGGAATCCTGGAAGCTGAGATCAGAGAGGACTTAGGAGGCCACCCCATTCAACGTCCCTTTGCCATTCTACCCTGCCCAGATGGAGGCAATTCTATTCTCTTCGTAGGGGGCTGAGGGAAACCCCCACACTCCATTTCTGCTATTATTCCACGTTCACAGAATGTTGAGAAAACTCACATCTTGAGAGCACCTACTCTGCATGAAGACTTACTATGTGCTTACACACAGTGTGACTGTTACTAGAATGGCTCCTGttcactgagcacccactgtgctaAGCACCTCCTGTGCATTATCTCCTTCAGTACTCACAAAACCCTGCAGGGATTGTAGATGAGGACAGCAAGCCTCTGAGaggttgcccaaggtcacagagctcctACACAGTGGAGCCGGAGTTCAAACCCGATCTCTCTGATTCCAACAGCCACACTCTCTTATCTTCTCACCACTGAGATTCAATAATGCACAAATCATTATGAGTTCAATGGGACT
Above is a window of Equus quagga isolate Etosha38 unplaced genomic scaffold, UCLA_HA_Equagga_1.0 149126_RagTag, whole genome shotgun sequence DNA encoding:
- the LOC124233013 gene encoding keratin, type I cuticular Ha3-I-like, whose translation is MSYSCFLPSLSCRSTCSSRPCVPPSCHGCTLPGACNIPANVGSCGLFCEGSFNGNEKETMQFLNDRLASYLEKVRQLERENAELESRIRERCQQQEPELCSNYQSYFRTIEELQQKILVSKSENARLVVQVDNAKLAADDFRTKYQTELGLRQLVESDINGLRRILDELTLCRSDLEAQVESLKEELISLKQNHEQEVNSLRSQLGDRLN